One Pleurocapsa sp. PCC 7327 DNA segment encodes these proteins:
- a CDS encoding YdiU family protein, with protein MTQTSPNPFLNLDYEPALELLGDDYFDEVSAAEFPQHILRFRNDQLLPKLGLNPESVHDSHFIEAFGKFQGIRPFLALRYHGYQFGEYNPFLGDGRGFLYGQVRGIDGQLYDFGTKGSGRTPYSRNGDGRLTLKGGIREVLAAEALHYLGVDTSRCLSLVETGEALWRGDEPSPTRSSVMVRMSRSHIRFGTFERLRYIQRRDLMHTLLDRVIDCYYPEVANSENRYVEFYAALVKRVAKLVAQWMAAGFCHGVLNTDNMSITGESFDYGPYAFIPTYNPLFTAAYFDYGGRYSYGNQPYICRLNLEMLQVSLSMVIPLSELEKGLALFDEYYYIYYHQLMMNKLGFDNLSTPESKELLEKTIEILKETEIGYHDFFFELSQQFNYGWREDSSLILENLKLPKADWENWRRLYHQTLNQLPVDEMKKIGDRLRYYNPKTALLRPAIESVWEPIAYEDNWEPFYDLVRRLQAKE; from the coding sequence ATGACGCAAACATCCCCCAATCCTTTTCTCAATCTCGATTACGAACCTGCCTTAGAATTGCTGGGAGACGACTACTTTGATGAAGTTTCTGCCGCAGAATTTCCCCAGCACATTCTTCGCTTCCGCAACGACCAATTATTACCTAAGTTGGGATTAAATCCCGAGTCCGTTCATGATTCTCACTTTATTGAAGCATTTGGAAAATTTCAGGGGATTCGTCCTTTTTTGGCACTGCGCTACCATGGCTATCAGTTTGGGGAATATAATCCCTTTCTAGGAGACGGCAGGGGATTTCTCTACGGACAAGTACGTGGCATTGACGGTCAATTATATGATTTTGGGACGAAAGGTTCGGGGAGAACTCCCTATTCGAGAAATGGCGATGGTAGATTAACTCTCAAAGGTGGCATTCGAGAGGTTTTGGCGGCAGAAGCATTGCATTATCTCGGCGTAGATACGTCTCGCTGTTTAAGTTTGGTTGAAACGGGAGAGGCATTATGGCGAGGAGACGAACCGTCTCCGACTCGTTCGTCAGTGATGGTTCGCATGAGTCGTTCTCACATTCGATTTGGTACTTTTGAACGATTGCGTTACATCCAACGTCGCGATTTAATGCATACACTACTCGATCGCGTCATCGATTGTTACTATCCAGAAGTTGCTAACTCAGAGAATCGCTATGTTGAATTTTATGCAGCATTAGTTAAGCGAGTAGCAAAATTAGTTGCGCAATGGATGGCAGCAGGATTTTGTCATGGGGTATTGAATACAGATAATATGTCGATTACCGGGGAAAGTTTTGACTACGGTCCCTATGCATTTATTCCCACCTATAATCCATTGTTTACTGCTGCCTATTTCGATTATGGCGGACGCTATAGTTACGGCAATCAACCCTATATTTGTCGGTTAAATCTCGAAATGCTTCAAGTCTCTTTATCGATGGTAATTCCACTTTCTGAGTTAGAGAAGGGTTTAGCATTATTTGATGAGTATTATTACATTTATTATCATCAGTTGATGATGAATAAATTAGGATTCGATAATTTATCGACGCCAGAATCAAAAGAGTTATTAGAGAAAACCATTGAGATTCTCAAAGAAACTGAAATAGGTTATCATGATTTCTTTTTTGAGCTATCCCAGCAGTTTAATTATGGATGGCGAGAGGATAGTTCGCTCATTTTAGAAAATCTTAAATTGCCAAAAGCAGACTGGGAAAATTGGCGAAGATTATATCATCAGACTTTAAATCAATTGCCTGTTGATGAGATGAAAAAAATCGGCGATCGCTTGCGATATTATAATCCCAAAACGGCTTTGCTCAGACCCGCGATCGAATCAGTATGGGAACCCATTGCTTATGAAGATAATTGGGAACCATTTTACGATTTAGTGAGGCGATTGCAGGCAAAAGAATAA
- a CDS encoding DNA phosphorothioation-associated protein 4 yields the protein MALPRIRIAKEKAELVKALVDFNGAKGPFQTYADAIIFAAALGAKYNKRVPLVTISNTEPAPISLEIFISRGYDTVIKLLAIAQTKDPQILSTHDLNAEEQRVQIFEEYANGGLEKLRDELRGAVDYTDRLLLILSEERFEEEATNEEFDLSRFL from the coding sequence ATGGCACTACCAAGAATTAGAATTGCAAAAGAGAAAGCAGAATTGGTAAAAGCATTAGTCGATTTTAATGGTGCCAAGGGACCTTTTCAAACCTATGCCGATGCCATCATCTTTGCAGCTGCTTTAGGAGCAAAATATAATAAGCGAGTGCCTTTAGTAACTATTTCTAATACGGAACCCGCACCGATTAGCTTAGAAATTTTTATTTCTAGAGGATACGATACCGTAATTAAGTTACTCGCGATCGCTCAAACAAAAGATCCGCAAATTCTCTCAACTCATGACCTAAATGCAGAGGAACAACGAGTGCAAATTTTTGAAGAATATGCCAATGGAGGATTAGAAAAATTACGGGACGAGTTGCGAGGCGCCGTAGATTATACAGACCGCTTGTTGTTAATTTTGAGTGAGGAGAGATTTGAGGAAGAAGCAACCAACGAAGAGTTCGATTTGAGTCGATTCTTGTAA
- a CDS encoding class I SAM-dependent methyltransferase has translation MKSPKILISSIAIALLILLLGLLNFTYTPAIVASNNPSAYYQQRAFHSRDGIGKFYLGREIAKVMGHQEMLWLERPSRELQEQPKKVIEALNLKPTDVVADIGAGTGYFSFRIASLVPQGKVYAVDIQPEMLDVLNFLKTENRVTNVETVLGSVSTPNLSPNSIDLALMVDAYHEFEYPREIMEEIVKALKRNGRVVLVEYRRENPLIPIKALHKMTQNQVKKEMNAVGLSWKETQEFLPQQHFMVFKKKTKDK, from the coding sequence ATGAAATCTCCAAAGATTCTTATTTCTAGTATCGCGATCGCACTCTTAATTTTACTCCTGGGACTTCTCAATTTTACCTACACCCCAGCAATCGTTGCTAGTAATAACCCCAGTGCTTATTATCAACAACGTGCCTTCCACAGTCGCGATGGCATTGGCAAGTTTTATCTGGGACGAGAAATTGCTAAAGTCATGGGGCACCAGGAAATGTTATGGTTAGAACGCCCTAGTAGAGAACTTCAAGAACAACCCAAGAAAGTTATCGAAGCGCTGAATTTAAAACCGACTGATGTCGTTGCAGATATCGGTGCGGGAACGGGATATTTTAGCTTTCGCATAGCATCTTTAGTTCCCCAAGGCAAAGTCTACGCCGTGGATATTCAACCCGAAATGCTGGACGTTCTTAACTTCCTAAAAACTGAGAATCGAGTGACTAATGTCGAGACAGTTTTAGGCAGCGTTAGTACCCCTAATTTATCCCCTAATAGCATCGACTTGGCGTTGATGGTCGATGCCTATCACGAATTTGAATATCCCAGAGAAATAATGGAAGAAATAGTCAAGGCACTCAAAAGGAATGGCAGAGTGGTTTTAGTCGAGTATCGCCGCGAAAATCCTTTAATTCCTATTAAAGCTCTCCATAAAATGACTCAAAATCAAGTTAAAAAAGAAATGAATGCTGTTGGTTTGTCTTGGAAAGAAACCCAAGAATTTTTACCCCAACAGCACTTTATGGTATTTAAAAAAAAAACAAAGGACAAATGA
- the fabG gene encoding 3-oxoacyl-ACP reductase FabG, producing MRGKQVLLTGGTGGLGLGVTPTVVASGAQVTIPYRSESGVARLKERMSAADFDRIRFVKANLNDESVVAKLVNDLGRVDVLIHLVGGFSMGRTDEFSFDDWKASFDLNLNTTFLVCKHCLKAMRRHGYGRIITIGSRGAVQPGAQLAAYCASKAGVVALTQAIAQETKETNITANVVLPSVIDTPANREAMGETQASQWVKAESLAETICFLASDAAKDIRGAAVPVYGAI from the coding sequence ATGAGAGGCAAACAAGTTTTACTCACGGGCGGCACTGGCGGTTTGGGACTGGGAGTAACGCCAACCGTAGTTGCTTCTGGGGCACAGGTTACGATTCCCTATCGCAGTGAAAGCGGCGTTGCTCGTCTTAAGGAAAGAATGTCTGCTGCTGATTTCGATCGCATTCGTTTTGTCAAAGCCAACTTAAATGACGAATCCGTCGTAGCCAAGCTAGTCAACGATCTCGGACGAGTTGATGTCTTGATTCATCTCGTTGGCGGTTTCTCGATGGGAAGGACAGACGAATTTAGCTTTGATGATTGGAAAGCTTCTTTCGATCTCAATCTCAATACTACTTTTCTCGTTTGCAAGCACTGCTTGAAAGCAATGCGGAGACACGGTTACGGGAGAATCATTACGATCGGATCGAGGGGAGCTGTGCAACCAGGTGCTCAATTGGCGGCGTACTGTGCCTCTAAAGCCGGGGTTGTGGCGCTGACGCAAGCGATCGCGCAAGAAACCAAGGAGACGAATATTACCGCAAATGTCGTTCTTCCTAGCGTTATCGACACGCCTGCCAACCGCGAAGCAATGGGAGAAACACAAGCGTCACAATGGGTCAAGGCAGAATCGCTGGCAGAAACAATCTGCTTTCTGGCTTCAGATGCAGCTAAAGACATTCGCGGCGCAGCAGTGCCAGTTTATGGAGCTATTTAG
- a CDS encoding serine/threonine phosphatase: protein MLVCPQCQFENPNNNKFCQRCGTSLTHKSCHECGTGVSFSAQTCHKCGAFTGTVWLVIIVERGEQKQQNLGEYLDLGRRYRLMSGEGGALSQVSNSKSLHKRFQGKVLDCQPLQKSVLGILLEQQAEFLENSQENSTGERVSEAALWQRIGIPELALPYLTLKDSIAAVPTIHDAWHEEKKEVILLSDRSDWQLLSEQWREGRLPLEETISRLTEMATLWELLSQVNCQQSLLVESNLRSAKEQTFGLEQLYQTPQNTQLTLQDLGGVWQKLLQQSELTKFEPLTQLLNELASGAIATIEQLQLKLQALHRHATEARGRRRTPPRQPLPVKRRNGDKVSASGDRSQNNDADLSVIPSSSQTAPSGDRELEEAVERSSTMAPRGSSSGDREPTFSGTQAAVQAQTTVKSPLQSASLDEPTTDELVLASDEDEDSFDSASMRSVGQMTEGEDLSTAVLPMELQSLADAGYTDRGRQRHHNEDFFGLKSQVKKQLSSRGKKCQARGLYIVCDGMGGHAAGEVASAMAVETLQRYFIANWQDDLPDRETIEKGVLLANQAIFNVNQKNARSGNGRMGTTLVMALVQDTKVAIAHVGDSRIYRVSRKGGLEQLTVDHEVGQRAIQGGVDPNIAYARPDAYQLTQALGPHGSKFIQPDIRYLDLQEDTLLLLCSDGLSDNHLIETHWQTYLIPLISANNNLEKGLRKLIDFANQHNGHDNITAILVRMKVRPYLGGGTW, encoded by the coding sequence ATGCTTGTCTGTCCCCAATGTCAGTTTGAAAATCCAAACAACAACAAGTTTTGCCAAAGATGCGGAACCTCTCTAACGCATAAATCCTGTCATGAATGCGGCACGGGCGTTTCGTTTAGCGCCCAGACCTGCCACAAGTGCGGTGCTTTTACTGGAACGGTATGGTTGGTAATTATTGTAGAACGAGGGGAACAGAAGCAACAAAATCTTGGCGAGTATCTGGATTTAGGGAGGCGCTATCGACTGATGTCGGGCGAGGGAGGCGCTTTGAGTCAAGTAAGTAACTCAAAATCTCTCCATAAGCGGTTTCAAGGCAAAGTCCTAGACTGCCAGCCCTTGCAAAAATCTGTCTTGGGCATTCTCCTGGAGCAGCAAGCAGAATTTTTAGAAAATTCTCAAGAGAATTCTACAGGCGAGCGGGTATCGGAAGCGGCTCTTTGGCAGCGAATCGGCATTCCAGAACTGGCTCTGCCTTATTTGACCCTCAAAGACTCTATCGCCGCCGTACCTACTATTCACGATGCTTGGCACGAAGAAAAGAAAGAGGTAATTTTGCTATCGGATCGTTCCGATTGGCAGTTACTTTCCGAACAGTGGCGGGAGGGACGACTCCCTTTAGAAGAAACGATTTCTCGGCTGACGGAAATGGCAACCCTTTGGGAACTTCTGTCTCAAGTCAATTGCCAGCAAAGTTTGTTAGTCGAGAGCAATTTACGGAGCGCTAAAGAGCAAACATTTGGATTGGAGCAACTCTACCAAACTCCTCAAAATACCCAACTAACGCTGCAAGATTTGGGCGGAGTGTGGCAGAAGCTATTGCAGCAATCCGAGTTAACCAAGTTCGAGCCGCTAACTCAACTGTTAAACGAACTCGCTAGCGGCGCGATCGCGACCATAGAGCAACTTCAACTCAAACTTCAGGCGTTGCATCGACATGCCACCGAAGCTAGGGGTCGGAGACGTACCCCTCCTCGACAGCCTTTACCGGTTAAGAGAAGGAATGGAGATAAGGTTTCGGCATCGGGCGATCGCTCTCAAAATAACGACGCAGATTTGTCAGTTATCCCCTCTAGTTCCCAAACTGCCCCTAGCGGCGATCGCGAACTGGAGGAGGCGGTTGAACGCTCTTCTACCATGGCGCCAAGGGGTTCGTCATCGGGCGATCGCGAACCGACGTTTTCCGGCACTCAAGCCGCCGTACAAGCTCAAACGACGGTTAAATCTCCCCTCCAAAGCGCTTCATTGGATGAACCAACGACCGATGAACTGGTACTCGCCTCTGACGAAGACGAGGATAGCTTCGATAGCGCTTCGATGAGATCGGTCGGACAAATGACCGAAGGAGAAGATTTATCGACTGCCGTTCTGCCAATGGAGTTGCAGAGCCTTGCCGATGCAGGATATACCGATCGCGGTCGCCAACGACACCACAATGAAGATTTCTTCGGGTTGAAGTCGCAAGTCAAGAAACAACTGAGCAGCCGAGGCAAGAAATGTCAGGCTCGCGGTTTATACATTGTCTGCGACGGGATGGGAGGACATGCAGCCGGAGAAGTGGCCAGCGCCATGGCAGTTGAAACCCTACAACGCTATTTTATCGCTAATTGGCAAGACGATTTGCCCGATCGCGAAACGATAGAGAAAGGCGTGTTGCTTGCCAACCAAGCGATTTTTAACGTCAATCAAAAAAATGCTCGTTCTGGCAACGGACGCATGGGGACGACGCTGGTTATGGCATTGGTACAAGATACGAAAGTAGCGATCGCTCATGTCGGAGACAGTCGCATCTATCGCGTCAGTCGCAAAGGAGGTCTAGAACAATTAACAGTCGATCACGAAGTCGGACAACGAGCCATTCAAGGGGGGGTCGATCCTAACATTGCCTATGCGCGTCCCGATGCCTACCAGTTAACCCAAGCCCTCGGTCCCCATGGCAGTAAATTTATTCAACCCGATATTCGCTACCTCGATCTCCAGGAAGATACGTTATTGCTGCTGTGTTCTGACGGTCTTTCCGACAATCACCTGATCGAAACCCATTGGCAAACCTACTTGATCCCTCTAATTAGTGCTAACAACAATTTAGAAAAGGGACTGCGCAAGCTGATCGATTTTGCCAATCAACACAACGGTCACGACAACATCACTGCCATTCTTGTCAGAATGAAAGTACGACCCTATCTGGGAGGTGGCACTTGGTAA
- a CDS encoding FHA domain-containing serine/threonine-protein kinase: protein MIVLSLLNPETHQPLQKWSFSGKSAIRIGRHRDNDIVLAQFLAVSRHHLELQRLEESYTNSRWQLISYGSNGTFVNGRLVSQTILKDSDLIQLAPEGPLLQFRCQATEVNVQKTPVEVCTHLGNPPTNLFCIHCGKPIVKQQHFIRHYQVLRILGRGGMGTTYLAWDRRGTPTDSPLLLVLKEMNADIAQIAKARELFEREARILKTLDHSGIPKYYDFFVENGKKYLAMELIHGQNLEQWILEKGAAKPQQALTWAIQACDILAYLHSLKPPLVHRDVKPANLMLRKIDNCIMLLDFGAVKEVGTPQETRIGAQGYSAPEQSRGKPCPQSDLYAIGATLIFLLTGEAPLKYYRRLGEEWNFDVSRAPNIPPQLGEVIVKACRPQWYDRYQSAQDLSQALTDCLERRSITKP, encoded by the coding sequence ATGATCGTTCTAAGTCTTTTAAATCCTGAAACCCATCAGCCTTTGCAAAAGTGGAGTTTCTCTGGAAAATCCGCCATCCGTATCGGTCGCCATCGCGATAACGATATAGTTCTGGCGCAATTTTTAGCCGTTTCTCGACATCACCTCGAACTCCAGCGACTCGAAGAGTCTTATACTAATTCGAGATGGCAGTTAATCAGTTACGGCTCGAACGGGACGTTTGTCAATGGCAGACTTGTCTCCCAAACTATTCTCAAAGATTCCGATCTAATCCAATTGGCCCCAGAGGGTCCCCTACTTCAATTTCGCTGTCAGGCAACCGAAGTAAATGTTCAAAAGACGCCAGTCGAGGTTTGCACCCATCTGGGCAATCCGCCGACTAATTTATTTTGTATTCACTGCGGCAAACCGATCGTCAAGCAACAGCATTTTATTCGTCACTATCAGGTGTTGCGAATCTTGGGACGAGGAGGCATGGGAACGACTTATCTCGCTTGGGACAGACGAGGAACCCCGACGGATTCTCCCTTGTTGCTAGTCCTCAAAGAAATGAATGCAGACATCGCACAGATTGCCAAAGCGAGGGAACTGTTTGAAAGAGAGGCTCGCATTCTTAAAACCCTCGACCATTCCGGCATTCCCAAGTACTATGATTTTTTTGTCGAAAATGGCAAAAAGTATCTGGCGATGGAATTAATCCACGGTCAGAATTTAGAACAATGGATCCTTGAGAAGGGGGCTGCTAAACCCCAACAAGCATTAACGTGGGCTATTCAAGCTTGCGATATTCTCGCCTATCTTCACTCGCTCAAACCGCCACTGGTTCATCGAGATGTCAAACCTGCTAACTTGATGTTACGCAAGATCGATAATTGCATCATGCTTTTAGATTTTGGCGCCGTGAAAGAAGTTGGTACGCCACAAGAAACGCGCATTGGCGCGCAAGGATACAGCGCTCCAGAACAAAGCCGAGGCAAACCTTGCCCGCAATCCGATCTTTATGCGATTGGGGCGACCCTAATCTTTTTACTGACGGGCGAAGCTCCTTTGAAATATTATCGTCGCCTGGGAGAGGAATGGAATTTTGATGTTAGTAGAGCGCCTAACATTCCCCCTCAGCTAGGTGAAGTTATCGTCAAGGCATGTCGTCCTCAATGGTACGATCGCTACCAAAGCGCTCAAGACTTGTCGCAGGCACTGACGGACTGCTTGGAGCGACGGTCGATTACCAAGCCATGA
- a CDS encoding DUF4327 family protein → MTNQVAHPMVKFQRKLSSLVSSKAIKPNDPLWKLALLYGDDWAFWKKELLDFGFTMQDPVSEVLLVEAWDEE, encoded by the coding sequence ATGACTAATCAAGTCGCTCACCCGATGGTGAAGTTTCAGCGCAAGTTGTCTTCACTTGTTTCATCAAAAGCGATCAAACCCAACGATCCGCTTTGGAAATTAGCCCTACTCTATGGCGACGACTGGGCTTTTTGGAAAAAGGAACTCCTCGATTTTGGCTTCACCATGCAAGATCCGGTCAGCGAGGTCTTGCTAGTCGAAGCTTGGGATGAAGAATAG